aataCTTAGGTTtggattagccctctctccacctttcctttactcaatcgctttccctgacctcacttaggccttttgatccccattaatctgtttttctgcttacatatatacaataccatcctattaagtcccaccctttctgttccctttatacctttctagattactggcctctgctactatttattcctactcacatggaagtccgaacatttgtagctaggatccacatatgatgatgtttggctttcggggcctgggttacctaagtatactactttccagattcatccattttcctggaaatttcataactttatcttttttgttgttgtttattgttatcttatttgacagaggcagagagaatgggcacaccacggtgcccagccactgcaaatcaactctagatgcatgtgcccccttgtgcacctggggaattgagcctcaaaggggcatccttaggtttcacaggcaagcacttaaccactatgccatctctccaacccttaactttattttgctttaccactaaatagaactccaatgtgtaaatgtgccacatcttcattatccatctatcagttgagggacatctaggctagtcccatttcctagctattgtgaatagagcggcaataaacatggttgagctagtatctctaaggtagtgagatgagtccttaggacatatgcctaggagtgctatagctgggtcatatggtaaatataatttttagctttctcaggaacctccatactgattcccACAATGCTTGGACCAgagtgcattcccaccaacagtgccaGATTCCTTTTTCAGcatactcaccagcatttatggtcatttgtgttcatgatggtagccaatctgacaggcatgagatggaatcccaaggtacttttaatctgtattttcctgatgactagggatatagaactttttaaagatgtttatatgtgtatttcttttgaaaaccctctatttagttccatagcgtCCCCCCCAATTTTTgctgttttccaaggtagggtttagTATTACGATGGCTGCCATGTTTGTCATAGCCTTTATTCTGTTGAGATATTCTTTCTATACCCAAACTCACAACTTTTAacatgaagcctacttggttggagtGATCTTTTTgacattcttgtattctctttgccaatatatTGTTAAGAATCATTGCATCGACATTCATGAGATTGGTTTTGTTATCAacgtgatactggcttcatagaaccAGTCTGGTAGgctccctttcttttctgttatggagaaattttgttttaaagtgcTATCCTATTATACTTGGTTACCAGCTGGTAGCTGTGTGGGAAGGtgtggagcctctgggaggtgaagccttgctggaggaagcacatCACTGAGGGAAGACCTTGAGGTTTTAATTCAGCTCAGTAAGTCCTGCCATACCATACATTTTTGTAGCACAAAATATTCCTTAATCATTCTCCCTCAACCAGCAAAAATAGTATTGACAATGCTGGCTGGGGCGCTTGTAATTATAGCTACTCCTTTTTAACTGGTACCTGTCCTGTTTTCTCAAAAACATTCTGAATTAACCTTATTTTCCTACTTTTGTCATTAAAAAATGACACATATATcggtatgtatgcatatatatgtacatacatacaattCTTCCCAAAACCCAGGCACTGTGAAAACCTGATTAAAAATGTTGTGAAAACAAAGCTggatggcggtgcacgcctttaatcccagcaagaggtgagtttgaggccaccctgacacttcaGTGAATtccaaagtcagcctgagatacagaccctatctagaaaaacaaaaaagtcattctaagtggtgcatctggctaacgtgggtcctgggcattgagccttgaacctgggactttaggctttacaggcaagcacttaactgctaagccatctctccaggccctctcattttaaaaagaaactggaagccgggcgtggtggtacacgcctttaatcccagcactcgggaggcagaggtaggaggatcgccgtgagttcaaggccaccctgagactacagggtgtattccaggtcagcctggaccagcgtgagaccctacctcaaaaagccaaaaaataaaaaaaataaaaagaaactggaaCTGCATAGATGATTTATTggccaaggcatttgcctgcaaatgaaACAATCTcaggatcaccattgagttccaggccaccctgaaaccacagtgaattccaggtcagcctgggctagagaaacccCACCTTAAAAACTCCAGAAAAACAAATCATTGctatctgtagaaaaatggattcATCTCTGCAATGAATGGGACAATACCCAAATTCTCCCAATTTCAGCACTAACTTCAGGTGGTAgttaacacctttaatcccagcactagggaggctctAAAGGATCCCCTGAGCTTCACACCAGCCtaagactagagtgagttccaaactATTGAGACCCTATATCCAGCTTTCCCCCAAAAAACCTTAGTATTGTAGAGTAACACTTGCCTATCACGTATCTTTTtctcacctttttttgttttcggTTGTTCCAGGTGAGatacactatgttgtctcaggctggccttgtggcAATACTCTGCCTCCCCAAACAATTTAAGAGTACAGggctggttaaaggcacttgcctgaggagcTAAGAACCACGGTtgaactcctcagtacccacataagccagatgcacaagtggcgcacGTTTctagagtctgcagtggctagaggtcctagtgcacccattctctcacacaaaaaaaaaaaaagagaaagcaagcaatTGAAAATTGTAATCATGTAAGTATTCCCCTTAACAGGTTAGGCAAATACTGTTTCCCACCAGTATCCACTGACCTTGGCCATCAATAGTACCTTATGGCAGTCCTATTTGTAAACCCCTAATGCCAGCTTCTGGTGAAAACAGCAAGCTGTTTCATTTTAGAGCACTTTCAGTTGAATTGTAATTATTTTACAACTTCTTTTCCAAACAGAAACCTCAAATAACAGAGATGAAGAAAATgagccatatttttatttgttcatttcttgCATTTGAAGTACTCTTCGATGACATCCTTGGCCTGAGATTCCTTGCCGTAGTCCTtcaaaaaaaatgcaatttattAATTCTTAGCTTTCATTAAACTTATaagttacattaaaattaagTCTTATGAAAATGCTTCAACATTAAGGTATTGTAGCCATTTTCAGGGACCTTAATGACCTCAACTGTCCTTAAGGCTCGTAACATGGCATCACTATTGCCAGCTCTCtacatttctgcagaaacacattTAGATAAGCAGATCAATTAGTTAGCTGGCTTTTAAATTAAGGGTTATCTTTCTAAAGTGCAAAATGTCTGTGAGTCTTCCTGAATGTTCTGTCCTTCAACTAGGCATGCCTGCCGCAACCATGACAAGTATCAACTCACCTTGACAACTACACAGCTGCAGCCAACCACCTTGCGAGGTTTCCCCTCACGATCAATTTTGCAGAGGCCTACCCATTCCCCTAGTTTCTTGTTGTCATCAACCTATTGGAGCAATTTAAACACAAAATTACACCATTAACAAGAGGTATAAATGCCACTGGGAGCaaattaaaatggaaaggcaGCTGTGTCAGAAGGGTGACATGGCATTTTCCTCACATTTACTCAGTAGAGGGAGCCAGTTGTCATCATGTACAGCACCAATGTCACTAATAAGCAAATCTACTCCACATAGCATCCAACTTAGCACTTAAGTTTTGCATGTACGTCTCAATTCCCATTTATCTGTACCTGTgtgcaggcatgccagggccatttgccactgcaaactaatgcccctctggttttacataggtggTTGGGGACATGAACtcagaccagcagactttgcaagccaaatgtctttaaccactcagcaatctccctGACCAACCCCAAGTAACAATGCCATGCCCACAAAATGTGCACACCTACAAAACAGCCCAAGACTGCAAAATATGCACTGTAACTTAAGTATCTCTGTGCATACAGTCTATTCAACATGTAATCCTTAACAAGCTGGATTACCACTAAACAGTTCCCAAACGTCACCCGAACGTACCTTAATCAGGTTGATTTGGTGTTCAGCACAAAGGGCCTCCACCAACTTGACATACATGGGCTCATCACAATTGGATGCAAGCACACAGAGATGGGCTTGGCGTCTGAAATGAATTAAGTATTACACTTAAGATTGTCCATTGTTAGAACATTCAAACCACCCAGCATGCACTGTTAAACCTTTTAATGTTCCTTCCAACACCACCCCCCACCGCCAAAAAATACGTTTCTCAGGGAAACTTTTAAACCTGTGACCCAAGAGATCCCATCACTTTAGTTTCTTATAAATCCAAAGATAGCTATTTCTAATCCCCAGAGAAAGGGAATCCCTGTGTTGCACTGCTGACGTCCTAAGTTCTGCACGATTCACCCACCAGCCATCTGGTAAGTCTCCCTGGTTCCACCCGCTAACAGCAAATAGTAAACCAAGCAAGTGCAGCAGTTTCCTCAAGATCATTGATTATTTCTGTGCATTTACAAAGTTTATCTTAAAATCCAAGTACATTAGCTTAACATTCAATGCTCAATGTGCCAAGCGCCTCATTGAGGCTCCCCATATAGCTTCCAAAGGTCGTGAAGACGGACGCCACCGCAAGCTACAGGTTTGTCAGACTCTTAGGTTTCACCCATGGCAGGGGTGAAGGGGTATCCGACAATTTAAGTCATCATTCAAACTCTGTAGCCTCGCACTGACCACCCACATGCCACACAGTCACCCACGTGTTTTTCTGAGGTGGGCCACATAGATCTGAGTTCGGATACCTGGTCCCTGGGTTCCTGTCGAACGGGTGCCATTCAGAACCTCTGTGCTAACACCACGAACTTCACGCTTTCTTCCCGCGGCTGCTGAACTGTTCCGGCCGCAAAACCCCACAGTATTGAGACTGATACACGTACTTGTCTAAGGCTTTGGCGGCTTCACGGATTCCACGTGCTAGGCCGTCGTGGATGAGGGCAGTTTTCAGCACCTCTTGCAGAGCAGTGTTCACGTCCATTACACCTCCAGCAGCAATGCTGAAACGCAAAGTTCCGTGCCCAGGGCCGTGCAGGGGCTCGCCCACCGGCCCGGGACCCACACCGTGCCcgctccccagcccagcccagcccagcccagcccaggccagAGCACTCACCCTTCCTCGGCCATGGCGGCGGGTTACGGATGAAGCCGAATCTTGAACgcactgaaagacaaaaaaaaaccacgACACTGAGAACTACTTCCGGCAAGTACAACCCCCTCGAGACAAAGCCAACGAGCCACAGTAACCAAGAACACATGCTCGGTCGTCCCACGCCACTCACCCCGAGCCTCCGCCTCCGCGCGACCCGGCGGCGGCAGGGAAAGAGGCCGCGTGCGTCCGCATCGCCCTTTTTAAGCGCTTGGCTGGCCGCCACTGCGCATGTGCGTCACGTCCCGCGGAAGGGGTGGCTCGAGCAATGCCGGGCCTTAAGAGTTTCTGTTTCCGGTTTGAGGCATGAATACTTGGATCGGTCCTTTGGGAGGGACAGGGTTTTTTTGTGCTCGCGTAACAGGCACCACACGGGCAGCCTCGCACAGTCCCGCTCTGCTGGAGGCGTGGTCTGCGGAGGCCCTTGTACGGATCCTTAGAGGAGCCAAATATGCCTCTCCGTTGTGTCTGTCCTTCGCCTTCCTTCCTGACTCTTTCAGAACATGATTAATGTCTTTTCACATCCGGTAATTCCTTTTGGCTGCACTTAACTGTGCTGTGCCTTCTTGAAGGGCACATTTTTTGTCCCTCTGTTTGTAAATCAGTGTGAGTGTCTTTCTCTAGGCTACTTCGCGAATCTCTCCTTGCTGGCAGTGTGTTCGTGGTAAAGTAGACCTTCCAGCCAGTCCTGCAGTAGAGCTGGTTCTAAGTTCATCCTTTGGTTTGAACGTGAAGTTCACCCTGAATTCGTAGTCCAGCCTGAACAATACAGATCGTAACTACCCACTGTGATTCCAGCACCAAGATAAGGTCgctgtggggcgggggaggggggaaagaaaagCGTTTGAAGATCCTGACATTCATTCCACTGGGAAtggaatgccaggacctcaaaAGAAATCCCCCGCGGTGCGGGGgttagggagggaggagagcttGGGGTGTGTGATTCCAAGCAGGTGCTCAAGGAAGATGAGAGTATTATTCTGAAAGGAAGTGACAGTGAGGGTAATGTCATGCACCCCTCCTTGACTTTTGGAAGTTACCTTAAAACATTTCTAGGGGTTGGAGTGGTGGCTCagcggtcaaggtgtttgcctccaaagcttaatggcccgggtttgagtcctcagtatccatgtaagaccacatgcataaagtggtgcatgcattaggAATGCGTTTACAACTGGAGcgcttgctctctccctccctctctttctctctctgtctttctctccttacaaataaaaatattaaaacaaaaagttactatatttggaaaaataatgaTGTACTTAGAATTTAAGCACTTTTCTTAGTATAAAGTTAATAAATGTTAAGGGGAGAAGCATATTAGATTTCCCCAAAATAATTCTCATAGAAGAAAAAACAAGTGGGTAAATGCATGAGAAATATAaacgggggtgtgggggggaatcCCTGAAGTGTACACTGTGAAGGAAATTGATCAAGTGTCTTTGGCTTAgtgcattaaaaaaattctttttttttttttttacttttttttttttggtttttcgaggtagggtctcactctggctcaggctgacctggaattgtagtctcagggtggcctcgaactctcggagatcctcctacctctgcctcccgagtgctgggattaaaggcgtgcaccaccacgcccggctaaaaaaattatttgtatatttaaaaaaaatattttgttaaataaaaaaattatttgcaaaaagaaggaaacagagacagagagaatgggcatgccagggtgtctagccactgcaaacaactccagatgtatgtgtcacttttgtgcatctggctttacgtgggtactagggtgctttgcaggcaagtgccttaacactaaacaatctctccagcctgtctagTGCCTTTTAGTGTTGTTCCTAGCATAGTATccaccaactcttttttttttttttttttggttttttgaggtagggtctcactctagctcaggctgacctgaattcactatgtagtttcagggtggccttgaactcacagcgatcctcctacctctgcctcccgagtgcttgatGTCAGCTCCTAATCTGGACTTCACCTTGGTTCAGCTATCAGCACAAGGCTGTCACTCCTTAGAACTGGggctgtctcaggctggagagatggctaggcagttaagacacttgactgcaaagtctaatgacctgggttcaattccccacataaagccagatgcagatgcacggagtggcgcatgcatctggagtttctttacagtggcaggaggccctgatgtgccccttctctctctgtctctcctgtccGTTTCTGTccccttgggaaaaaaaaaaataaatggagcttACCTCTTTTTAAATCCTAGTGATatatagctgggcttggtggtgcatgcctttcatcccagcactctggaggcagaggtaggaggatttcggggagttcaaggacatcctgagactacacaatggattccatccaggtcagcctgggctagagtgaaaccctacatcgaaaaaccaaaaataataaaataaatcctagTAATAAAGTTAAtctaaccccaaaatgaagtttaAAGGGCCATTTGTGttaaggattcttttttttttttttttttggttttcttgatctagggtctcactctagtccagactgaccttgaattgacTATGTAAACTGAGGGTGGCCATGAATTAATGGTGAtccccttatctctgcctctcaaatgcacAGTCCTGCTCTGCTGGAGGCGTGGGCGGAGGCCCTTGTACGGATCCTTAGAGGAGCCAAATATGCCTCTCCGTTGTGGTTGTGTCTGTCCTTCGCCTTCCTGCCTGACTCTTTCAGAACATGATTAATGTCTTTCCACATCTGGTAATTCCTTTTGGCTACACttactggttcaattctccaagtcccacataagccagatgcacaccggTGCTCAGTAGTGGGACGTCCAAGGCCTTCCGCCAGGAGCACTGGTCACAGCGGCCCAGAGGGCCCACACAGCTGCCTCCCGCAGTCCAGTGGTAAAGGGCACAGGCTTCCCACTCACACTGCAAGCTTCCTCTTCTGGTCAAAATAGGTATCAAACCTGGCTTGGGCATATTCCATGTAGCCAAATTTAATGGATGAAATTTTGGCCTGTACAATGGACCAAAGTCCCCAGAAGAAATGGGAGGCAAGGGCAAACCTGTTGACTTCAATCAACGTTTTTTCTTTAATAACGGGTTGTTCTTCATTGCTGAGGTTTTTAAAGTCACTTTGGAATGTAGTCAAGTAACTGGAAATAAAATGGAGCCGTTGCTTCCGAGTGGGATACTTCTGAATGTTTGCTTGGAAAAATGGGTATTTTTCATAGGAGTAAGCATACATCCATTCACAGAAGTGATTCCCAATATCAAATCCCCTGTAATTGTAACTGCTGTATTCAAAGTCAATGAGCATCAGCCTCTGTTTTTGAGAATTCTCTTGGCCTTCCAGAAGTAAGATATTTCCTTCTTGACAGACATTATGACAAAATACAGCTGGAGATAGAGTAGACACCAGCAATGACCTCAGGCTGTCAAGCTCCACAGGTAGGTTATAACTGAGAAacttgtggcacatgcatctggagttcatttacagtggctagagccctggcattcccattctccctctccccccccctccccccccacacacacccatctctaacaagtaaataaaaatgaaaatctttaaaaacaatacAGATTCTcctactttgtttttaaataaatttctgtcAATTTTAGATACTGGCAAATGTGAAAGCAAATTTAAATAGAGATTAGTTAGTGACTCATACACAAGCagattcttttctccctcccccttggttgttttgaggtaaggtctcatccagctcaggcggacctggaattcactatgtagtctcagggtggcctggaactcttggctatcctcctacctctgccttggccTCTGCCCCTACctctctgctgagattaaagacgtacgccaccacagccagccagtTTACTTGTGTAGATGCAGTTTCAGGCCTGCATTTGTATACAGGGTGCTTAGATGTTAGAATCTACTTCCGTATGAGGAGtagtggtggcgcaagcctttctTCCCAGGGAAGAAAACTTCAAGGCAGAAACCA
This is a stretch of genomic DNA from Jaculus jaculus isolate mJacJac1 chromosome 9, mJacJac1.mat.Y.cur, whole genome shotgun sequence. It encodes these proteins:
- the Rps12 gene encoding 40S ribosomal protein S12, with product MAEEGIAAGGVMDVNTALQEVLKTALIHDGLARGIREAAKALDKRQAHLCVLASNCDEPMYVKLVEALCAEHQINLIKVDDNKKLGEWVGLCKIDREGKPRKVVGCSCVVVKDYGKESQAKDVIEEYFKCKK
- the LOC101603448 gene encoding choline kinase alpha-like, producing the protein MCHKFLSYNLPVELDSLRSLLVSTLSPAVFCHNVCQEGNILLLEGQENSQKQRLMLIDFEYSSYNYRGFDIGNHFCEWMYAYSYEKYPFFQANIQKYPTRKQRLHFISSYLTTFQSDFKNLSNEEQPVIKEKTLIEVNRFALASHFFWGLWSIVQAKISSIKFGYMEYAQARFDTYFDQKRKLAV